ATGAGATATTTACCCTCAATTTACAGTAAGtaatatattttctctatttttgttaCTTTGATTTCCAGCTATTAGCTTGTTAAACTTGTGGACTTACAGTTTAAGATAAGTAAGTGTTGGGCAATTAACCAAATGATTTTGAAGGAGTTACAAGCCTCAGAAAATTTGTTTCAAGTTTAAATGGTGTAAGTGTAGTTGAGGTATCACATCTTTGTCCACTCAACGTCTTTTTGCCAATAGCATCATAGACATGTCTCAAAAGTAAAGGTTTCCAAGCTACACATAGGAGGTCATGTACCCCGTCCTCTGGACTAGAGAAGTTTGTTGGGTGCACAAGGATAGAGCACCTGCTTTACAGTCAGCAACTTGTATTCCAATCATAACTTCACAAACTATTTCTTAACCTTTtcaagctacagtttcctcaacTAAAAATGAAGATAGTTATATTGACCCTGAGGAATTACATTAGATGATATGTACataaattatgttaaaaaatGCTTGGAACACAGTATAGGCAcatctaaaaaaaataacagttatTATTACCATGTCCCTACACAGAGCAGACATTCCTTCTAAAAACTTTAGAATAGAAACTGCCTTTCTTTGAATACCTAAATATGGGACTCCCCACATAAAACCTCTGTTTTTAGGAAATTATGATTGCTTTAAAAGCCATTCTTATACTTTGTCAAAATAATTCCAGTAGCACTCTCCCTTTGTACCACCTTCAAGGTAACAGGTTACtcacagaaaattctaaagacCGATTGACATTCTACACACCCATATTTTCAAATCTCTATGAAATGAACATTCTTTTGAGTGAAGCTGGCACTGCAGTTTTATATTTAATCTCTAAAAAGATCTTTAGAGTCAGCTCAAAGGCTATGGAATTTACTAGAATATTTATTAAGCCTGATAggtgatagacagacagacagacagacagacagacatagcaCACTGCCATATATTTTAACAGATATAATCCTACATGGTAAATAATGCTCAGGGAGAATGCAATATGATATATTATGCATAAACAACATAATGACCAAGTTATGAATTCTAACACCTAGGATAAAGGGAGTTAAAGTTCagttctgtctgactccaaagagCAGACTTCTTACACACACCAGACAGAAATGACAGACATTTGCCTTTTAACTCAAGAAATGTTCCTTTCCCTTCTCATAcctacttttgtttttttcacatagATACTGTTCTGGAGGTCTTCATAATCAGACAATGTTGTTAATTTTGCTATGTATTAACAAAGGTAGAAACAGCTACAATAAATTTTATGTGACTGAACTATTCTTGTTAGGTAAATTTGCCaccatttttaaattatctaattAAAGGTCTAAGTAATTTGGTTCTGACAAAATGTGCTTTTGAGCCATGGAGGAGGTTCAATATTGgagtaaattttataattttctttctctctagaaCAAAATCAGTCAATTTTATCAGAAGTGGAAATTCCTCCAGTATCTCCAGGCTCTTCATCAAGGTCAGATTGTGATGAACCCATGGGATCAGGGCAAGACAAGGGCCTACCCCTTTATTCCCACTGTGGTGAGTGCTGGTTTTTTAGTTTGTCCtttgctatttttgtttgtttgtttgtttttggcggGGGATGAGCTCAGGGTGAAGATATGAACAATATCTAGAGACAAAATGCCCCAACAAGGTTTTAACTTAGAAAGTAGAACAATTGGGAACAAAATCTCATAGTCCAGAAATTAAATCACAGACAATATAGTCTTAAATATAGTAACAAATAACAGTAGTAACCATAGTGACAAGGAATTAATTGAACATACCTGTCTGAAGCATTTGCCCCTATATCATTTCACTTGGTTCCTCAAACAATTCTGTAAGTTGGGAGGGGACAGTAATCATTATCATCATGTAACAAAAAGATCGTACTGtaagaaaatataaggaaatgaagtaacttgcccaaattcCAAGTACTGTCTACCATAAAACAGTTTATCTTAAGGAATTTTTTCTCATATGAGGAATAAATAACAAAAGTTATCTtggccctctttttttttttttttttttttttgaatacagaacacagagcaGCTCTCCATCAGTGAGGTAAGGCATTTTATTACAAAGGTAATACCCGGGAAACTACTAAGATACTAACATTTATCAAACATGGTAATAGACGGTTTTTGATCTAGTTTTGTAAGCAATAAATCTTGACTTACAGAATACGGGGAAATTGGAACTTCAGACATCCAAGAAAAATATGGGGAAGGCAGAACAAAAATGTACACATCCAAGGATACAAAGATGGTTACCAGGGGTAGAGGGGGgtcagaagggataaattggaaattcGAAAATTGcttctcttggggagtgatggaaatgttagctatcttgattgtggtggtagtttcattgtgtgtacatctatcaaaattcatcaaattgtacatttgaaatatgtgtagtttactgtacaggaaccatgccacaataaaggtgttaaaaaaaaaaaagattagatttGTGCTAGTAGACCTTATCAAAAAGTTAATACTACTGCTTTTCCCAAAGTCACTATTACTATTGCTGTGGCACAGGAGGCTGAATAATGTAGAACTGAGGAAAACTTTTAAAGGAAACACATTTTCAGTCACATGTTACTGCTCTGACACAAAGTGAGGGCTCtgaatatttatttactgaattCCTAAAAAAATAGTAGTTCCTGGGCTCTAAATATATTGAATTAATTGCCCCTTCTACTCCAGTACAACTTTAAAGCTAAGttaattcttcttttcttcccctaaGGAATCAACTGAAGTTCCCACAGAGGTAAGTAATTTtcattcaaataaaatgaaattaatatcaCCCACAAGTCATGGTGTACATCTTAAGTTTTGTAAACATAGTGAGAGGAATCCAATGTACCATTCTGAAATAAGAACTCTAGTTCATCAAGATCCATACAAAGTGCTACAATCCAAGCGGTTCATATTTTATCAACAAggttaaaatgtattatttcagttttttttacgGAATCTGCCAACTTCTCTCAGGAAGTCAAAATCACTTACATTAAATGTAGTTaagaaattactttttattttgttatggtaTACAAtaactattatttattttatataaatgtaagcAGGAGGGGATGTGGTTATGCACACCAATCAGatgaaatttatttatctatttattggtTCACTGATGAGATATGTCACTCATCATTCACTTAAGAAGTAGGTATTTAGCAAGTAATATGTCCCTTACATGGTTCTAGATCTTTGGGATACAACAGCAATCtacaaaagcaatgaaaataaatttaattattcttctttataaaagaggggttttatatatatattcaagagGAAATTATGTATAAACAATACAGTGAGAATAAAATGTCTAACtcatttctttaaggaaaattcaaaaaagaCTGTTGATATGGTAaggtattattatttctatataaagatatatttaagtcatattttcaaaaactaatattaaaatattactagCTAGGCTTAtctgaaatctttcttttttttaatcagatttttacttttttgagctGGAAATTTTACTTCAATTCTTCTTTTTCATCTCTCATACTAATATTCTTTCTAAAAGAAAGACTTTTAATTCCATAAATATTAAGAATATACTAAGGATTCAATTACTCTGGTCCCCAAAGtttggttattttgtttgtttctaaaggAATCTTCTAGTAGTTCATCTAGTGAGaaaaatgatgattttaaaataaaacaaccaactAGTTTATTGAGAAATACTGCACTTTCCTGttgttaattattttaagtaaattatgtaTTGCTAATTTGTTTTAGCAGAACCACATCAAAATAGCaaatggaaatgaagaaaaaCCCTTGTAAGAAATATACACAGGTTCAAAGTCATTTTAGACACCTGAAATGAACTATCTACATAGTCAAGACTAGCTGTTCTATCCCATGCCTTTGCTAATTTTCACTGGACTCTGGTTCattggtatttatttttaagttaattttaaataaggtattttaaaaataagccaaTGTCAAATCAGCATGTTGTCAATTGCCTTCGGCAAAATTTTACCCTGATTCTCTCTCATTGTTTAGGGGGTTGAATACTGGATTGGGTTATgagttctgtaaatcacaggtaCAAAACTGCTGTGGTAGAAAGAGCCAAGTGGGTAAGCACAATGGGAAAGCGTCCTGGGAAAGGACGAAGCGTGGATTGTAGCCCACAGTCTTGTGGCCTGAGGCACAGCACAGCTTCCTCCTCAAGGGCCTTAGGAAGCATGCTTTACCCTTTCTCTCAAACTTGGGGTCCAtggccaccaaaaaaaaaaaaaaaaaaaaaatgaaggtctTCCTAAGTGTATGCAGGCTGATtagctttcttctctctctcactcaccctctccttctctctctccctttgtaCCTGCACATACTCAATGAGAATCTGACATTATGtgaaaaatacagataaacagaaaatttgaaacatattttcaGTCAGGTATCATGTTCACACAGAGAATGCTCTGATAATGAATATTTGAACTCACTAAATTCACAATCAATTTCTATAAAGTAGCACTTCGTTTCTTGGTAACAGTGGCTTGGCCCTGAATTATTAAACTAATTCACTCTAGTTCTCTAAGAATGATAAAGATAAAATTACCAGTGAGCTATCCAAGTAAAGCcgactttcattttctttccctaaGGAATCAACAGAAGTATTCACTAAGGTAAGTAATTTCCGTTCaaacaaaatttattaaatattaacctTTGATATTTTCTCCTGTATTTatcacagtttatttttattattaacagAAAACTGAATTGACTGAAGAAGAAAAGGATCACCAAAAATTTCTGGTAAATTTTTCATACGAACATTTATAACACAGCCAGACTCAGCTTGGACACTGCTGAGCCACAATCCTctcaacaaaacagaacaaaacaaattttttaaaataaattcaaatttctgTAAGTCTTCCTTTACTTTGTCAAAACTCTTACGAAAGCATTCTCTCATTGGACCAATGGTATCATCATTATTCCCTTGTTGTTCTAAAAACTCagtgatttttcattttgtaaaagcaGTAAATTATCTTAAAGGCAGATGCTACTGTGTTTAATTCCAATTTTAATCCCTGTAATAATCCATAGTTGGGCCCATATAGATGGTTCGAAATAGAACATGAAGGAGAGAAATATTTAGTAATCATAAATAGGTGTCAGGCATTATGCAAAATGCTCTCtctatattaattaatttacttcCAGAAGGTAAGTGACACTCAGAGAGAGTAACAATTGGCTCAATGTCACAGATTCTACTAAGTTAAATCACACCTTCTATACGACTCTAAGGACCAGAGTGTTTCCACTAGACATGGAAAAACCACAATCTGAAACGCTTATTTCAGTAAATTAAGAAATTATCCTTTTGCCttcttgcacattttttttcctttttccttttctctttattcctctCACTTAAGCATTTTGACATTGGGGTCTGAAAAAACTAAAGAATATTCTTAATTCTACAGTTCATTCTATGAATGCAAAACATAGAATTAATTCTAAATGAATAAACTTTATTTTGCTTAGGTCTGTTTGGTATCATTTAGAATGTATCCAAATAGATCAAGCTTTAGTTTATTTAGTTATGTCCAGGTGTGCTCTGACACAAAATTACTTACAATTTTTTTCAGAACAAAATCTACCAATATTATCAGACATTCCTCTGGCCAGAGTATCTCAAGACTGTTTATCAATATCAGAAAACTATGACTCCATGGAATCACATCAAGGTAAAAGCTTACCAAATTATTCCCAATTTGGTGAGTTCTACCttttatttgtagttttaaaaaaagttatctttTGTAGTAAAAATAAGCTAAGGACATGAAATAGAGACATAAAATTCCAACAAGTTCTCAAGCAGAAgctgaaacaaaattaaatttaaaaattctaggctggaaataaaattataaatcatatgGTACAAATATAGCTACAATAAGcgaaaataattataatgataaatTGCATTTACATTGgatttaaatttattgagtgtgtGCTCATAATGTTTCAGTGGATTCCTACAGTAATTCTTGACGGTAGGTCAAGATAGAGATTATTACTTACGTTTTATAAAATTATCTGAAATTCTAAAATTAGCTGGACCAAGCTCTAATTTACAATtctcctttatttcattttttaaaaggtgacttAAGAAACATCTTTTAATGTAAGGAATAAGTGGGAAAGCAGTAACTTGAACCCAGAGAACTGACAATTCAGTACAAAGAATATAGGATTGGAATCAGAAGATCTGATATGAAATAAGCTTTTGATTTTGACAAGTCACttcattttgcattatttttaaaaatatgatttactttattatatcatttaaagATATCCTCTCCATGATtagagaaaataagaatttagTCCTATAGTTTGAATATGAGATGCCAAAAGAACATTCTAAATATCTCCATGGAAATGTAaatattcctttcttttgttattaTGAACATTTAGCTAAAATATgttattcctttctcttttaaagaGATACTTTTAAGATTCTTGAATTAACTGCTTCTACTTGATTATGGTAAGTGCCTTTAGACTTGGAATTTAAACAATAAATAGGATTTTTGTGCAAAGACTGCGACTGTAAAACTGTTTAATATAGTTTCAACTTTAATTAAATCCTACTTggtttatgaaatattttcaattttgcttAGACCTTTTTGATTCACAAGTGTAAGTTATCTGTGTAATTTGCATGCATTttataactattttgaaaataaattttaagaaagtttCTCTAGAGCTGATGATACATTCAGCCACAAGCAATAGTTCTGGGTGGAAACTGTCACAAGCATAATGTTCACGGAGATGTTTACCTACTGCCTTTGAGTTGAGCCAAGAAGTTCAGACAGCATTTCAGTTTGGTGGAAGATATACGTCAAGAGAGTTTTCCTATAGAAGATTTTCTGAAACAAATTATCTGCAtcattttctctggaaaaaatcatcatttttttcaatacacaaaatttatttttcctagtttctttcTTTGACATTTTAACCATTGCTTTAAAAAGTCATGATGAGACCCAAAGAAACTAATGCATATTAGTGTTGCTTTTTTTGTATAgtcaccttttatttttcttatattgtcCTTGCAGTATATAGGTTATCTCCAATCTTGGAATTCTGTCTCACTCAATTTATCTTCTTGTTCTTTTTATATGCCCTGCAACAGGACAAAGTAGGTTTCAGAGAAATGAATAATAACAGTAGTAATAATTTGTTGAGGCCTCAGAATGCTGGTCACAATTTTAAACCCTTTGCCTATCTTAATAAATTTCGTGGTCACAGAAAAACCTAGGCGGTAGTTAACATTACCAGCCAATTTGAGATATGGACACTGAAGCCACAGAAGTTAAACATATTGTCTGTGATCACCCTTCAACAGCAGAAGAGCCAAGACTCTAACACTCATATCCAGCTCTAGGACTCAACACTCCATTGCTGACGCCAAACTACAACCAAAGTCCAGCTCGGGGATTTTTTTAGAggatattttttaactttaggtACATTGTCACGAACTTGATTTGTTTGATCATGTCATTTCAACCCTCCAAATGTGAAGAAGGGCAGGACAActtcacaaaataattttatgtgaGAAAAATAGTAACTACCCTGGGTAAGAGCTGAAAATATAgctgtattttataaaaaacaaTATTCTCCACGCTATCATTATTTATATAcctattctacatttttaaaaagctgatcaTGTGTCCCATAATGTGAGAGACATGAGGGAGACAGAAATAAGATACTAAACTTATCCTCATTGAGCTCTGTTTTGGATAAGGACACAGAAATGGCAATACAATGTGCCAAATGCTGTTAGAGGCATGAGAAGTATATGGTAGCACAAAAAGGTCAAGCGATGCATCAGACTTAAGTCCTAAACTAAGTGCTTTCAGATAATTAGAAATAGACTAAGCAGAGCAATggcagagggaaaacaaaaaggcaaaagccACTGAACTgacagaaaaattataaaataaacagtaaCCAAAAAATGCACAATAGATTTTgaagaatttattcattttaaagtgATTTCTTAAAACATCAACCCAAAGTAATTTTGcataataaatgttttttcactaaaatccagattttaatttaatagaAGGATTTTAAATGTAGGAAgcagtaatattttatttctaataaactgtttggaaaataaggataaTTAAATGTTCCTTCAAAATTGgctgaaaatggaaatatttaccatttaagaaataaatataaatattactttggtATGCTGGATTGAAGAACCTGGATATCaattttcactcattcattaatttttttcaacaaatagttattaAAATCCTATTTGTTAGATATCATATTGGGCACTAGAAAATATTAACTAAtaatagttataaataataacattCTGTTAGACTAAGGATGGATGGGTATGTGTTGTTCTGTGTATAGACATACATTACTTCTGGAATATAAGTCTAGTAGATGATACAatattatcattttcttcttaGGCTCAACTGGAAAATCTATCTTCTGCAGTTTCTTATCTACCACTTTACTTCATCCTACCGGCATGTTTAGAGAGACCCATTAATAAGATAGAAATAttgaggaaaaggaagactgtgcaGAATATTTCCTGAAGTATTTATACCATCCCGTTAGTTCATGTTGAGTATACTGGGTCTGTATTGTGGTTATATACGAACTTAGCTGATGATTATTGAAAATGTTTTCACTACTCTTTGAGTTATAGAACTACATTTCTTtttccatgaaaataaaatttcaaatgcattCATTGGTGCATAATTGTCATTTTTATCGTTCATACGGGCCCACGAGGCTACTGATGATAATATAAACAGTCCTTTAACAATTACTTTAAACCAGCTTGGCTACCAGAGAAATAACTGTATAGTTTCTCGGTACTTCAGTTTTACTTCTCACAATGGCTAACCTTGGACGTTACAAATTACATTCTCCAACCACAGCTAGGGCCACAGTACTATTTGGCCAATGTgctaccattttttaaatttatttgtgtttatAATTTGCCACAGCATTAATCCCAAACCTTCACCAGAGCCCTCAGTCCTCCTCCCAGTTCACATTGTTACACTAGAGGCAGACATTGAGAACATAAACTTTCCAAGGCCCCCATTAATGAGATCAACACATGGGGAACAGCAAAAGCAAATAAGTGGGTTTATGCATGGGATGTAAGGGAAAACTCTGGAGGGATGACATGTCCAGAGAAGACAGAGGGACAGGAAAAGTTAAAGAAAGTAGATCAAGGAGGAAGGTATAAAGATGAAAGTGATTTGAGCTTAGAAAGTTGTGTTAAGCATTTGCCTGTGATGGAAAGGCAATGGAGGAGTTTTCACAGGGGAGTGACATTATATGATATGTACCGTTgatgaaaagatttaaaaattggaGACTTCTTTGATTTCGTAGAAGACTGCAATCTCTTTAACCCTCTCATTGTATTCCATTCCATCCAAGCCCTCTTTGCCTCACTTCCTTTCTTATTCAGGCTGAATACTGAAGGGTTTGTCAGAAGGAGGTAACATATGCCATATACTTTGAAAGGGTGGAACAGGAAGAagctaagagaatttttctttgtcttcgtAGAACATTCATCCCTTAGCACTCTGATTATATTCCATTCTCTCCATTTCCTGTTAGCTTCACTTCCTTTCTTACACAGCTCAGACttcatcctttcttattttaaatatcatcttGGAAACTCATGGAACCCTTCTGCCCCTCTGCCCTTGTCCTACTGGAAAACACCCAACCATGAACTAAATTTCTACTACCACTCCATGCAAGCAGCTGAATGTTaaagtaagtttgttttctgaacATTGTTAGTCACCAAAGACTGCTTATCCAATTTTGTCTTGTAGGCATTAGAGTTAGCTGCCTTTCTCAAGTCTCCCTAAACTTTCAATTATgtcactagaaaaaaaatttgcctTTCTACTTTATTGACAAAGATTGTCCATCAAGCCTAACCACTAACCACCTCCCTAGAATGACACCTCAGTAACTCAATCTAAATCTGAACTAGCTTTAACTGTCTCCTTCAAGTCTCAAGGGGTAAGGTGATCTTTAGTTCAAAGCTAACAGCTCttttagtgctttttaaaattacctttatAATCTATCCTTTCCAATGACGTTCATTAGGGCAAAGTAATGATGATGATTATAATATCTAAAACTAATTTAACAGCTATGTGCAGGGTAATTTATATATTTGCTTCATCCTTACAAGTATTAATACTACTTTTATATTACAAATACGTATCAATATTATACCtggcagatgagaaaattgtAGTCAAAAAAGAATAAGTTGCCCCCAGGGGCATCATTCTATTGAACCTAttgattaatatttatttcctgaTAATTCTTATAATTCTCTTTCTTTAGTTATTCTTTGTAGGTATTTTGCAGAAATACTTCTCTTTCTCCTACACAAACACCAATGTTCTCTAGGGCTCTGACCTCAGccacttcttttaaaattgtacatATTTTTTCCTGAATGATCTTatccattttagccattttaattgCCACCTACAATCAGCTCATTAAAATCAGTTCCTAATTCTCTAGATAACATCAGGTGTAAAATGCTGACCCCCAAATTAGACAGATATACCCAATTTACTTCTAAATCTCTCTACATATATACTGGCTTCCCAAATTGAAATGTAAGCAACAC
The Camelus bactrianus isolate YW-2024 breed Bactrian camel chromosome 2, ASM4877302v1, whole genome shotgun sequence genome window above contains:
- the LOC105080410 gene encoding alpha-S2-casein isoform X1 yields the protein MKFFIFTCLLAVVLAKHEMDQGSSSEESINVSQQKFKQVKKVAIHPSKEDICSTFCEEAVRNIKEVESAEVPTENKISQFYQKWKFLQYLQALHQGQIVMNPWDQGKTRAYPFIPTVNTEQLSISEESTEVPTEENSKKTVDMESTEVFTKKTELTEEEKDHQKFLNKIYQYYQTFLWPEYLKTVYQYQKTMTPWNHIKVKAYQIIPNLVSSTFYL
- the LOC105080410 gene encoding alpha-S2-casein isoform X2 → MKFFIFTCLLAVVLAKHEMDQGSSSEESINVSQQKFKQVKKVAIHPSKEDICSTFCEEAVRNIKEVESAEVPTENKISQFYQKWKFLQYLQALHQGQIVMNPWDQGKTRAYPFIPTVNTEQLSISEESTEVPTEENSKKTVDMESTEVFTKKTELTEEEKDHQKFLNKIYQYYQTFLWPEYLKTVYQYQKTMTPWNHIKRYF